A DNA window from Sphaeramia orbicularis chromosome 22, fSphaOr1.1, whole genome shotgun sequence contains the following coding sequences:
- the plk4 gene encoding serine/threonine-protein kinase PLK4: MSVSIGDKIEDFKVLTLLGKGSFACVYRAKSIKTGLEVAIKTIDKKAMHKAGMVQRVTNEVEIQCRLKHPSVLELYNYFEDSNYVYLVLEMCHNGEMSRYLKERKQAFSEDEARHFMHQIVKGMLYLHTHGILHRDLTLSNLLLTSNMNIKIGDFGLATQLKLPNEKHFTMCGTPNYISPEVATRSAHGLESDVWSLGCMFYAFLMGRPPFDTDTVKHTLSKVVLGEYEMPSHVSVEAQDLIHQLLQKDPAQRPSLSAVLDHPFMTESLLARTKELRLEDEGSIDSGIATISTACTSSTSASSNSRLQRKTRHMFGSTLPNRMTPIPSLPRQPNSACFEDGDQWQQQHLQDRFQRESRSRAVDTGDSGQPHSRYLRRAHSSDRSGSVVPGHGSSHSELVRCHSEETVSDLGRPVFPMSTTSHPYSEHGRLPSPPVKQSGNLGYPLSINSAHLPNLQFQDVDGVTHWLNNEGSGQKPAGSSSGSFHNTRGPVGVHNSWTDVPVGRGVNPQHHLHPSHLQNHDSYRENIPGAEFQPPHSRELKPPSAKPCVEKEKKALRDIVLPLCASRLKPIRQKTKNAVVSILDTGEVCMELLKCHGGQERVKEVLRISCDGSMVTIYQPNGGKGFPVMDCPPAPPEDILICSYDDLPEKYWKKYQYASKFIQLVKSKTPKVTLYTKYAKVMLMENSPNADLEVCFYDGAKTHKTSELVRVVEKSGKSYTVKGEVGLSGLSPESKQYVELSDEGHSMCLSLEAAITAEEQRSSSNVPFFPITIGRRPMNPDSQGSSSLPSHPVAPETTSSPQAPQITPSMISYDGSDFTTASLSKKHSSVRQDLVQSTGKVVKSIFVPNVGWASQLTSGEVWVQFNDGSQLVVQAGVSCITYTSPEGRITRYMENEKLPEHVKEKLHCLSTILGLLANPTVHHLQSH; encoded by the exons GTGCCGACTGAAACATCCTTCGGTACTAGAG CTGTACAACTATTTTGAGGACAGCAACTATGTATACCTGGTGTTGGAGATGTGCCATAATGGAGAAATGAGCAGATACCTCAAAGAGCGCAAGCAGGCTTTTTCTGAGGATGAAG CAAGGCATTTCATGCATCAAATTGTTAAAGGAATGCTGTATTTGCATACCCATGGCATCTTACATCGAGACCTGACCTTGTCCAACCTTCTGCTGACCAGCAATATGAACATTAAGATAGGAGACTTTGGTCTGGCCACTCAGCTCAAACTCCCAAATGAAAAGCACTTCACCATGTGTGGGACACCGAACTACATCTCCCCGGAGGTGGCCACCCGCAGTGCTCATGGCCTGGAATCCGATGTCTGGTCACTTGGGTGCATGTTCTATGCCTTCCTAATGGGTCGTCCTCCTTTTGATACAGACACTGTCAAACACACACTCTCGAAAGTTGTTCTTGGTGAATATGAGATGCCAAGTCATGTTTCTGTGGAGGCTCAGGACCTGATCCATCAGTTGCTGCAGAAGGACCCTGCCCAGCGGCCTAGTCTATCTGCTGTGCTGGACCACCCGTTTATGACAGAAAGCCTTTTGGCCAGGACCAAGGAGCTGCGCCTGGAGGACGAAGGATCTATAGACAGTGGCATTGCCACCATCTCCACAGCCTGTACATCCTCCACCTCAGCCAGCAGCAACAGCCGACTCCAAAGGAAAACCAGGCACATGTTTGGCTCCACCCTGCCTAACCGCATGACACCCATCCCTAGTCTCCCACGCCAACCTAACAGTGCCTGTTTTGAGGATGGAGACCAGTGGCAGCAGCAGCATCTGCAAGACAGATTTCAAAGAGAGAGCAGAAGCAGGGCTGTCGATACTGGAGACAGTGGACAGCCACATTCTCGCTACCTAAGGAGGGCCCACTCCTCAGATCGGTCAGGCTCTGTCGTACCAGGGCACGGCTCTAGTCACAGTGAGCTTGTGAGATGCCATTCAGAGGAAACTGTGAGTGACTTAGGAAGACCTGTGTTCCCCATGTCTACTACCTCTCACCCATATTCAGAGCATGGAAGACTCCCCTCTCCCCCTGTCAAACAGTCAGGAAA tttgggATATCCCTTATCCATAAACAGCGCACATTTGCCAAACTTACAATTTCAAGACGTGGATGGAGTTACACATTGGCTCAATAATGAGG GTTCTGGGCAGAAACCTGCAGGCAGCAGCAGTGGGAGTTTCCACAACACCAGAGGACCTGTGGGGGTCCATAACTCATGGACAGATGTGCCTGTGGGCCGAGGTGTGAATCCTCAGCACCACCTGCACCCTTCACATCTCCAGAACCATGACTCATACAGGGAGAATATACCTGGAGCTGAGTTTCAGCCTCCTCACAGCAGAGAGTTAAAGCCCCCCTCTGCTAAGCCCTGTgtggaaaaggagaagaaagcgCTGCGGGACATAGTCTTGCCACTGTGTGCATCCAGACTGAAGCCTATCAGACAGAAGACCAAAAATGCCGTT GTGAGCATCCTGGACACAGGTGAAGTGTGTATGGAGCTGTTAAAATGCCACGGTGGTCAGGAGAGAGTTAAAGAAGTCCTTCGCATTTCCTGTGATGGTTCAATG GTGACGATATATCAGCCTAATGGTGGTAAAGGTTTCCCTGTGATGGACTGTCCACCTGCTCCTCCAGAGGACATTCTCATCTGTAGCTATGACGACCTACCAG AAAAATACTGGAAGAAATACCAGTATGCATCCAAGTTTATCCAGCTCGTGAAATCCAAGACTCCCAAAGTGACCCTTTACACCAAGTACGCGAAGGTGATGCTGATGGAAAACTCTCCCAACGCAGACCTGGAGGTTTGCTTTTATGACG GGGCAAAGACCCACAAGACATCGGAGCTGGTGCGTGTGGTGGAGAAAAGTGGGAAGTCGTACACAGTGAAGGGGGAGGTGGGTCTGAGCGGCCTGAGCCCAGAGAGCAAGCAGTATGTGGAGCTGTCGGATGAAGGCCACAGCATGTGTCTGTCTCTGGAGGCCGCCATCACCGCAGAGGAGCAGCGCAGCAGCAGCAACGTCCCCTTCTTCCCCATAACTATCGGCAG GAGACCCATGAACCCAGACTCCCAAGGCTCATCATCGCTGCCCTCACACCCAGTCGCTCCTGAAACTACTTCATCTCCACAAGCTCCACAAATCACTCCTTCA ATGATCTCCTATGACGGGTCTGATTTCACAACAGCCAGTCTGAGTAAGAAACACTCCTCAGTGCGACAGGACCTGGTGCAGAGCACAGGGAAAGTGGTCAAGTCCATATTTGTGCCCAATGTTGGATGGGCGTCCCAG CTGACCAGTGGAGAGGTCTGGGTGCAGTTCAACGACGGTTCCCAACTGGTGGTCCAAGCAGGAGTTTCCTGCATCACATATACGTCTCCAGAAGGCCGGATCACCAG GTATATGGAGAATGAGAAGTTGCCAGAGCACGTCAAAGAGAAGCTGCACTGTCTCTCCACCATCCTCGGACTGTTGGCCAATCCGACAGTACATCACCTACAATCACATTAG